One window of Sphingobacteriales bacterium genomic DNA carries:
- a CDS encoding winged helix-turn-helix transcriptional regulator: MDNNSCIRQQADIKQINRCKDRVSELNGSFDYLSNGLELAGNNVRLKILFLLYEEKRLCVCDISDILGMTISAVSQHLRKLKDRKLIETEREAQTIFYSLTKEYEKMLKPFFKILDENKILETL, translated from the coding sequence ATGGACAACAATTCTTGTATAAGACAACAAGCGGACATTAAACAAATAAACCGCTGTAAAGACCGAGTTTCAGAACTCAACGGCTCGTTTGACTATTTATCGAACGGACTTGAATTGGCAGGAAACAACGTAAGACTGAAAATTCTATTTCTGCTCTATGAAGAAAAACGACTTTGTGTTTGTGATATAAGCGACATTCTCGGTATGACAATTTCAGCAGTTTCACAACACTTGAGAAAACTCAAAGACAGAAAACTTATTGAAACCGAACGAGAAGCACAAACCATTTTTTACTCGTTGACAAAAGAGTATGAAAAAATGCTGAAACCGTTTTTCAAAATACTTGACGAAAACAAAATATTAGAAACATTATGA
- the merTP gene encoding mercuric transport protein MerTP, which yields MKTDNKLIGAGLLTAIAASLCCITPVLALIAGTSGLASTFSWLEPFRPYFIGLTILVLGFAWYQKLKPKKQIDCNCETEEKPKFIQSKMFLGIVTAFAIVMLAFPYYSSIFYPKKEKQIIVVDKSNIQKVKFTISGMTCASCEEHVNHEVNKLTGIISSNASYENGNAIIEFDNSKTNISEIEKAINSTGYSVTDKKEN from the coding sequence ATGAAAACAGACAACAAACTAATCGGAGCAGGACTTTTAACAGCAATTGCAGCTTCATTGTGTTGCATTACACCTGTCTTGGCTCTCATTGCAGGAACAAGCGGACTTGCTTCTACTTTTTCTTGGCTCGAACCTTTCAGACCGTATTTTATCGGTTTGACAATTTTGGTTCTTGGTTTTGCTTGGTATCAAAAGTTGAAACCTAAAAAGCAAATTGACTGCAACTGTGAGACAGAAGAAAAACCAAAATTCATTCAGTCAAAAATGTTTTTAGGAATTGTAACAGCATTTGCAATCGTTATGCTTGCCTTTCCATACTATTCAAGCATTTTCTACCCAAAGAAAGAAAAGCAAATCATAGTAGTGGACAAATCCAATATTCAAAAAGTAAAATTTACGATTAGCGGAATGACTTGTGCGAGTTGCGAAGAACACGTAAATCACGAAGTAAATAAATTGACAGGAATAATAAGTTCAAACGCTTCATATGAAAATGGAAATGCAATCATAGAATTTGACAACTCAAAAACAAATATTTCTGAAATCGAAAAAGCAATAAACTCAACAGGATATTCTGTAACCGACAAAAAAGAAAATTAA
- a CDS encoding transposase has translation MAQQSKRLHPYKFKKYRTSACKNCPVKHLCTGRQKGGREIERSEFAEVVAQNSERYQTQKAQYRKRQEINEHIFGTIKRQWNYYYTNLRGLSKVNGEHSLILLVYNIKRTINILGMEELLIKLKNWQPDYPK, from the coding sequence ATGGCACAACAAAGCAAGAGATTACACCCCTACAAGTTTAAAAAATATAGAACCTCTGCTTGCAAAAACTGCCCGGTAAAACACCTCTGTACCGGCAGGCAAAAAGGCGGAAGGGAAATAGAACGCAGCGAATTTGCCGAAGTAGTAGCCCAAAACAGCGAACGCTATCAAACCCAAAAAGCACAATACCGCAAACGGCAGGAAATCAACGAGCATATTTTTGGAACTATCAAACGGCAATGGAACTACTACTACACCAACCTTCGTGGGTTATCCAAAGTAAACGGAGAACACAGTTTGATTTTGTTGGTCTATAATATCAAACGCACCATCAACATACTTGGGATGGAAGAACTATTGATAAAGCTCAAAAATTGGCAGCCCGACTATCCAAAGTAG
- the dcm gene encoding DNA (cytosine-5-)-methyltransferase — protein sequence MSSSAFGLEILDIRSIRQAKGMTLKSFASLFQVKEQELKKLERGFKIPNTKLVKDIANYFSVDYKLIKIAQEELYKNQTTGEGYVTSQSTSNQIIPRRKEPTDSKVPILDIFCGIGGFSHGFELTGRFQVVAGVDLLQDRVETFYLNHDYAHAYCYDIYDLKPELLLQNIPKPKIIIGGSPCQGFSSIRPFRSININDKRNTLFEQFAYYVSILTPDWFVLENVVGLLTHKNGQTLNLVVSAFEAIGYKVNYKVLNGALYGLPQNRERLFIVGNNKKIDFAFPEPTHYYNFQSMAKGNGVKNNGDLFSQELPIALTIMDAIHDLPKLESGESSTTYPQNISLTDYERRMRGNETLLTLHTSTLHSKEMMEIIRQSGSNINSVAHLVTSGFSTSYSRLEADRPSVTITVNFVHPSSNKCIHPYQNRALTPREGARLQSFEDNFKFYGTKSQIVKQIGNAVPPLLGKVIADAILEHGY from the coding sequence ATGAGTTCATCAGCTTTCGGCTTAGAAATTCTTGATATTCGGAGTATTCGCCAAGCAAAGGGAATGACTCTGAAAAGTTTTGCATCGCTTTTTCAGGTTAAGGAACAAGAACTCAAAAAACTTGAAAGAGGTTTTAAAATTCCAAACACAAAACTTGTCAAGGACATTGCAAATTATTTTTCTGTTGACTACAAGCTAATCAAAATTGCACAAGAGGAGCTTTACAAAAATCAAACTACTGGAGAAGGTTATGTAACCTCTCAATCAACAAGCAATCAAATTATTCCAAGAAGAAAAGAACCTACAGATAGCAAAGTTCCAATACTTGACATCTTTTGCGGCATTGGCGGTTTTTCTCATGGTTTTGAATTAACAGGCAGGTTTCAAGTAGTTGCTGGAGTTGACCTGCTACAAGACAGAGTAGAAACATTTTATCTTAATCATGACTATGCTCATGCATATTGCTATGACATCTACGATTTAAAGCCTGAACTGCTTTTGCAAAATATTCCAAAACCAAAAATTATCATTGGTGGTTCTCCATGTCAGGGTTTTTCTTCAATCAGACCATTTCGCTCTATAAACATAAACGACAAACGGAATACACTATTTGAACAGTTCGCTTATTACGTTTCAATACTGACACCAGATTGGTTCGTTCTTGAAAATGTTGTCGGCTTATTGACACACAAAAACGGGCAGACATTAAATTTGGTTGTTAGTGCATTTGAAGCAATTGGTTACAAAGTAAATTACAAAGTTTTGAATGGTGCTTTATATGGGCTACCTCAGAATAGAGAAAGATTATTTATTGTTGGCAACAATAAAAAAATTGATTTCGCTTTTCCTGAACCAACGCACTACTACAACTTCCAAAGCATGGCAAAAGGCAATGGAGTAAAAAACAATGGTGATTTGTTCTCTCAAGAATTACCAATCGCTTTGACAATTATGGATGCAATTCATGACTTGCCAAAACTTGAAAGTGGAGAATCATCAACAACCTACCCACAAAATATTTCACTAACAGATTATGAGAGAAGAATGAGAGGAAATGAAACATTATTGACTTTACATACATCAACTTTACATTCAAAAGAGATGATGGAAATAATCCGTCAAAGTGGAAGCAACATTAATAGTGTTGCACATTTGGTTACAAGTGGTTTCAGCACAAGTTATAGCCGCTTGGAAGCAGACAGACCTTCTGTAACAATTACAGTGAATTTCGTTCATCCATCTTCAAATAAGTGCATACATCCCTATCAAAACAGAGCACTCACTCCAAGAGAAGGCGCGCGATTACAAAGTTTTGAAGACAACTTTAAATTCTATGGAACAAAATCTCAAATCGTAAAACAGATTGGTAATGCTGTTCCTCCTTTATTAGGAAAAGTTATTGCAGATGCAATACTGGAACATGGTTATTGA
- a CDS encoding helix-turn-helix transcriptional regulator yields the protein MKKNKVLVQIGDNIRNVRLKQNLSQEQLSFKAGLDRSYIGSVERGERNIAAVNLVKIAEALNIKPSALLNDVTTNKEK from the coding sequence ATGAAAAAGAATAAAGTCCTTGTTCAAATAGGAGATAACATTCGCAATGTCCGACTTAAACAAAATTTAAGTCAGGAGCAGTTGTCATTTAAAGCAGGACTTGACAGAAGTTACATTGGTAGTGTTGAAAGAGGTGAAAGAAATATTGCAGCAGTAAATCTTGTAAAGATTGCTGAAGCACTCAACATTAAACCTTCTGCTTTATTAAATGATGTTACAACCAACAAAGAAAAATAG
- a CDS encoding helix-turn-helix transcriptional regulator: MEELKYSIPYYKEINNFLQSIPSDYRTDDPNFFCLRLKENEGSISNYKPPFRKDFYFIALVSNAGKTKITYDNTNVTRLNSFLVFQSPGLLYSFYRDNSANGYLMYFKKECFSFFKPDFEKEFPFFNILHTNFFKLNETKFQEFAPHFEEVFSAYENTTDRQHKVASVKLLALLYQLKDITNAFYQWEEGFTTPQQILLQKFVQLVNNFYIEKRTIEEYAELLNVTPNHLSQSVKTASDKKALSFINDRLLSEAKSLIQFTDYDISEIAYQLNFSDPANFGKFFKKHTDQTPLEFRKLAVKK, encoded by the coding sequence ATGGAAGAACTGAAATATTCTATCCCATATTATAAAGAAATCAATAATTTTCTTCAATCAATTCCGTCTGACTATAGGACGGATGACCCAAACTTTTTTTGTCTTCGGCTGAAAGAAAATGAAGGTTCAATCAGCAACTACAAACCACCCTTTCGCAAGGACTTTTATTTTATTGCACTTGTTTCTAATGCAGGAAAAACAAAAATAACTTACGACAACACCAATGTGACACGGCTCAATTCTTTTTTGGTTTTTCAGTCACCGGGATTGCTCTACAGTTTTTATCGTGACAATTCTGCAAACGGTTACCTGATGTATTTTAAAAAAGAATGTTTCTCGTTCTTCAAACCCGACTTTGAAAAAGAGTTTCCATTTTTTAATATTCTACATACTAATTTTTTTAAACTCAATGAAACAAAGTTTCAGGAATTTGCTCCTCACTTTGAAGAAGTATTCAGTGCTTATGAAAACACAACTGACCGACAGCATAAAGTAGCATCTGTTAAATTACTTGCCTTGCTTTACCAACTTAAAGACATAACGAATGCCTTCTATCAATGGGAAGAAGGGTTTACAACACCACAACAAATTTTATTGCAAAAATTTGTTCAGCTTGTAAACAATTTCTACATAGAAAAGCGAACCATAGAAGAATATGCTGAACTGTTAAATGTTACACCCAATCATCTTTCTCAATCTGTAAAGACAGCATCAGATAAAAAAGCTTTATCTTTTATTAATGACCGTCTGCTGAGTGAAGCAAAATCACTCATACAATTTACGGATTATGACATATCTGAAATCGCTTATCAGCTTAACTTTTCTGACCCTGCTAATTTTGGAAAGTTTTTCAAGAAGCACACTGACCAAACTCCACTTGAATTCAGAAAATTAGCTGTTAAAAAATAA
- a CDS encoding SDR family NAD(P)-dependent oxidoreductase — translation MKLSNNKILVTGGATGIGLGLTERFIKEGNTVIICGRRADALKEITDKNPEVITKVCDLNIESERTSLFNWVKENHSDLNVLVNNAGIQNWMEITSDDFYAKAKTEIETNVVAPLHLTSLFMGLKSLDTIMNVTSGLAFVQLSKVPIYCATKAFMRSFTLSLRHKMKNKNIEVIEIIPPALNTDLGGKGLHDGQPPVSDFIQSIFEQLKEGKTELTFGFSDAMLNAAPEAIKATFNKLNP, via the coding sequence ATGAAACTATCAAACAACAAAATTTTAGTAACAGGCGGTGCAACAGGCATTGGTCTGGGACTTACAGAACGATTTATTAAAGAAGGTAACACCGTAATTATTTGTGGCAGAAGGGCTGATGCTTTAAAAGAAATTACTGATAAGAACCCTGAGGTTATTACTAAAGTTTGCGACCTGAATATTGAAAGTGAGAGGACTTCGCTATTTAACTGGGTGAAAGAAAATCACAGCGACCTGAATGTATTGGTAAATAATGCAGGTATTCAAAACTGGATGGAAATAACCAGTGATGATTTTTATGCAAAAGCAAAAACAGAAATTGAAACCAATGTTGTTGCACCATTACATTTAACTTCATTATTTATGGGACTAAAGTCGCTTGATACCATTATGAATGTAACATCAGGGCTTGCTTTTGTTCAACTTTCAAAAGTGCCCATTTATTGTGCCACCAAAGCGTTCATGCGTTCGTTCACTCTTTCGCTAAGACATAAGATGAAAAACAAAAACATTGAGGTTATAGAAATTATTCCGCCAGCCCTGAATACTGATTTGGGAGGAAAGGGTCTGCATGACGGACAACCACCGGTAAGTGATTTTATCCAGTCAATTTTTGAACAATTGAAAGAAGGAAAAACTGAACTCACTTTCGGTTTTAGCGATGCAATGCTTAACGCAGCACCCGAAGCAATTAAAGCAACATTCAATAAGTTAAACCCATAG
- a CDS encoding NAD(P)-binding domain-containing protein: MKIAVLGTGNVGDTIGSKLIEVGHIVMMGSRTKDNEKAKAFVAKHNGKATAGTYSDAAAFGEIIFNCTAGVGSIEAMKMAGEKNINGKIIVDIANPLDFSKGMPPSLSIVNTNSLGEEIQKAFPQTKVVKTLNTMWCGLMVNPAMINGGDHHVFVSGNDASAKEEVKTILNSFGWNDKNILDLGDITKARGTEMYLPIWLSIYGATNNGAFNIKIVS, translated from the coding sequence ATGAAAATAGCAGTATTAGGAACTGGCAATGTCGGAGACACCATCGGTTCAAAATTAATTGAAGTAGGACACATCGTTATGATGGGTTCCAGAACTAAAGACAACGAAAAGGCAAAAGCATTTGTTGCCAAACACAACGGCAAAGCCACTGCAGGAACTTACTCAGATGCCGCAGCATTCGGTGAAATTATTTTCAATTGCACCGCAGGCGTTGGTTCAATTGAAGCAATGAAAATGGCAGGGGAGAAAAACATCAATGGAAAAATAATTGTGGACATTGCCAATCCGCTTGACTTTTCCAAAGGAATGCCGCCATCACTCTCAATTGTAAATACAAATTCATTGGGTGAAGAAATTCAAAAAGCATTTCCACAAACCAAAGTTGTAAAAACACTAAACACCATGTGGTGCGGGCTTATGGTTAATCCTGCCATGATAAATGGTGGCGACCATCATGTTTTTGTAAGTGGTAACGATGCTTCGGCAAAAGAAGAAGTGAAAACCATTTTGAATTCATTCGGGTGGAACGATAAAAATATTCTTGACTTAGGCGACATTACCAAAGCGAGAGGAACTGAAATGTATTTACCAATATGGTTGAGCATTTATGGTGCAACCAATAACGGAGCATTCAACATTAAGATTGTAAGTTAA
- a CDS encoding IS982 family transposase, producing MDATKLPVCHIHRQSQNRVFKDIAAKGKTSTGWFFGLKLHLVINQFGEIVKFAFTAGNVADNNHNLLRYLLGNLQGKCAADKGYYTKLFDEFVKQGLQLILKPKKNRKNQYPALPKDVSLSKKRALIESVNDILKTVCNLEHTRHRKPENAATHFMAALIAYQHLDKKPSVFIPNENNYTNTIQFVA from the coding sequence ATAGACGCAACCAAATTACCGGTATGCCATATACATCGTCAAAGCCAAAATCGGGTGTTTAAAGACATCGCTGCCAAAGGTAAGACCTCCACAGGTTGGTTCTTTGGCTTGAAGTTGCATTTAGTCATCAACCAATTCGGAGAAATTGTTAAGTTTGCGTTTACTGCTGGAAATGTGGCAGACAATAACCACAACTTGCTGCGCTATCTGTTGGGCAACTTGCAGGGCAAATGTGCAGCAGACAAAGGCTATTACACCAAACTCTTTGACGAATTTGTTAAACAAGGTTTACAACTTATCCTAAAACCAAAGAAGAACCGTAAAAATCAATATCCCGCTTTGCCTAAAGATGTCTCTCTCAGTAAAAAAAGAGCATTGATTGAATCGGTAAATGATATTCTGAAAACAGTTTGCAATTTAGAACACACAAGACATCGCAAACCGGAAAACGCTGCTACACATTTTATGGCTGCGCTAATTGCCTATCAACACTTAGATAAAAAACCATCTGTTTTTATCCCCAACGAAAATAATTACACAAACACCATCCAATTTGTTGCTTAA
- a CDS encoding transposase — MAHPDWVLTHKIKGSEIKFINGNYYLYKVSSRWNKEKKRAEKISGEFIGRITPEGLLTRSTGTPQILAKSVSVKEYGASHYLYKEHTDILQALQTHFPDWHKELFVLSAYRLLHHAPLKNMPLYYEQSYLSELLPAAQLSDKNITALLRSVGSQREQIVNCLKALMKGNSFILLDVTHITSFSEELDLAQVGYNSQRTFDPQVNLFFMFSTDLSLPVYYRLLPGNVRDVSAMKLSILESGLQNIIIVADKGFCSQKNIADLDEAQLMYLLPLRRNSSLVNYTPLHTNKGQQLQYFLYKQQPIWYYTIQLPDNKRIIVFVNDYLKATEKQDFIRRIENQTKGYDMDTFYQKQDAFGTLALLTNLPDDYQPEQIYQRYKTRTHIEQLFDAFKNILHADRTYMRGGAEMEAWLFINFMATVFYYQLYKILTERRLLKKYTPKDILLHLSGIKTLKINQNWEIAEIPKKTAELIVKIEKPIT, encoded by the coding sequence ATGGCGCATCCTGATTGGGTTTTGACACACAAGATTAAAGGTTCCGAAATAAAGTTTATAAACGGAAATTACTACTTATACAAGGTTAGTAGTCGTTGGAACAAAGAAAAGAAACGCGCTGAAAAGATAAGTGGGGAGTTTATTGGTAGAATTACTCCAGAGGGATTATTAACCCGTTCTACCGGAACTCCTCAAATATTGGCTAAGTCTGTCAGTGTTAAAGAATACGGTGCTTCTCATTATCTTTACAAAGAACATACCGATATTTTGCAAGCATTACAGACCCACTTTCCAGATTGGCATAAGGAATTATTTGTTTTATCTGCCTATCGCCTATTGCACCACGCCCCGTTAAAAAACATGCCCCTGTACTATGAACAGTCCTACTTATCAGAATTACTGCCGGCAGCCCAATTAAGCGATAAGAACATTACTGCCCTTTTGCGTTCTGTAGGATCACAAAGGGAACAGATAGTCAACTGCCTCAAAGCATTGATGAAAGGCAATAGTTTTATTTTATTGGATGTTACGCATATTACCTCATTTTCTGAGGAGCTGGATCTTGCACAAGTAGGGTATAATAGTCAGCGAACTTTTGACCCACAGGTTAACTTGTTTTTCATGTTTTCCACCGATTTGTCTCTACCTGTTTATTATCGACTGCTTCCCGGTAATGTACGTGATGTTTCTGCCATGAAATTGAGTATCCTGGAGAGCGGACTTCAAAATATTATCATTGTTGCCGATAAAGGCTTCTGCTCTCAAAAAAATATTGCCGACCTCGATGAGGCACAGCTAATGTATCTGCTGCCTTTGCGTCGGAATTCAAGTCTTGTCAATTACACTCCTTTGCATACTAACAAAGGGCAGCAACTCCAGTACTTTCTTTATAAACAACAACCCATTTGGTACTACACTATCCAACTACCGGACAATAAACGAATTATTGTCTTTGTGAATGACTACCTCAAGGCAACCGAAAAACAAGACTTTATTCGTAGAATAGAAAACCAAACAAAGGGCTATGATATGGACACCTTCTATCAGAAGCAAGATGCCTTTGGCACCTTGGCACTGCTAACCAACCTCCCAGATGACTATCAGCCTGAACAGATTTATCAACGATACAAAACCCGAACCCATATCGAGCAACTCTTTGATGCGTTCAAAAACATTTTACATGCTGACCGTACTTACATGAGAGGAGGAGCAGAGATGGAAGCATGGCTGTTCATCAATTTCATGGCAACAGTTTTTTACTATCAACTCTACAAAATATTAACAGAGAGGAGATTACTAAAAAAATATACCCCCAAAGATATTCTCCTACATTTATCCGGTATAAAAACCTTAAAAATTAATCAGAACTGGGAAATCGCTGAAATACCTAAGAAAACAGCAGAATTGATCGTCAAAATCGAAAAACCTATTACCTAA
- a CDS encoding serine hydrolase, translating into MNIINLLNHTLLRTMVIGVITLLISGNFCFGQTKNDQLNELLNQYFEYGKFNGSVLVAEQGKVIFKKGFGPANMEWDIPNMPNTKHRLGSITKQFTAMLILQFASEGKLDLHAPISKYLPDYPKEKGDKITTHHLLIHSSGIPNYTSFPGFFEEVSRDYYKPEEFVKRFQDKELEFTPGEKFSYSNSGYFLLGVIIEKLTGKTYEKMLHDKIFSPLGMNDSGYDNHGEIIMNRATGYEKNGNSFVNSNYLDMSIPYSAGSLYSTVEDLYIWDQALYTEKLLPQKYMDMFFKPYISSFDNFHYAYGWGVGKEAIGNSTDSIAVISHGGGINGFNTIISRSNSDKSLVILLNNTGGAPLNQMTRAIWGVMYGKPYDLPKKSLAYDLLNVIKAKGIKEGVIYFNSNKDSKTFELNENEMNQIGYRLMSEGSVEEAAQVFKLNIEAFPESFNVYDSYAEALMNLGENEGAIKNYKISVEMNPANQNGINMLKKLGIDTGSLEKEIIVPEDILKTYTGKYELMPGFIITITKDGNQLKAQATEQSMADIFPKSNDVFYLKVVPAQITFNKGKNGEIESLTLLQGGKEMKGKKLAK; encoded by the coding sequence ATGAATATCATTAATTTACTGAACCATACTCTGCTAAGAACAATGGTTATTGGAGTAATAACTTTATTGATTTCCGGTAACTTTTGTTTTGGGCAAACTAAAAACGACCAACTTAACGAATTGCTTAATCAATATTTTGAATATGGAAAATTTAACGGCTCCGTATTGGTTGCCGAGCAAGGTAAGGTTATATTTAAAAAAGGATTCGGACCGGCAAATATGGAATGGGATATTCCCAATATGCCAAATACTAAACATCGTTTAGGTTCTATCACGAAGCAATTTACTGCTATGTTAATATTGCAGTTTGCCTCTGAAGGCAAATTAGACTTACACGCACCTATCTCCAAATATCTTCCAGATTATCCCAAAGAAAAAGGGGATAAAATAACGACACATCACTTACTAATTCATAGTTCCGGAATTCCAAATTACACTTCATTTCCGGGATTTTTTGAGGAAGTGAGTCGCGATTACTATAAACCGGAAGAGTTTGTTAAAAGGTTTCAGGATAAGGAATTGGAATTTACACCGGGTGAAAAATTTAGTTATAGCAACTCAGGTTATTTTCTTTTAGGTGTAATCATAGAAAAACTCACAGGTAAGACCTATGAAAAAATGTTACATGATAAAATATTTAGTCCTTTAGGCATGAATGATTCCGGTTACGATAATCATGGAGAAATAATAATGAACAGAGCAACCGGTTATGAAAAAAATGGAAACAGCTTTGTCAACTCGAACTATTTAGACATGTCTATTCCCTATTCCGCAGGCTCTTTATATTCTACTGTTGAGGATTTATACATCTGGGATCAGGCACTATATACCGAAAAATTGCTGCCACAAAAATACATGGATATGTTTTTCAAACCGTACATATCCTCTTTTGATAATTTTCATTATGCGTATGGTTGGGGAGTAGGTAAAGAGGCAATCGGAAACTCAACAGATAGTATAGCTGTGATTTCACATGGAGGCGGAATCAATGGCTTTAATACGATTATTTCGCGTTCAAACTCTGATAAATCTTTGGTCATACTTTTAAACAATACGGGAGGTGCGCCGCTAAACCAAATGACAAGAGCCATTTGGGGCGTAATGTATGGCAAGCCCTATGATCTGCCAAAAAAATCTCTGGCTTATGATCTTTTAAATGTGATCAAAGCTAAAGGGATTAAAGAAGGTGTTATATATTTTAATTCAAATAAAGACTCGAAAACGTTTGAATTAAATGAAAACGAGATGAACCAAATTGGCTACCGGTTAATGAGTGAAGGTAGTGTTGAAGAAGCTGCTCAGGTTTTTAAGTTAAATATCGAAGCCTTTCCCGAGTCATTTAATGTTTACGATAGTTACGCAGAAGCTTTAATGAATTTAGGTGAAAATGAAGGAGCGATAAAAAATTATAAAATTTCAGTAGAAATGAATCCGGCTAATCAAAATGGAATTAATATGCTGAAAAAATTAGGAATAGACACCGGTAGTTTGGAAAAAGAGATAATTGTACCTGAAGATATTTTAAAAACCTATACCGGCAAATATGAACTAATGCCGGGTTTCATTATAACTATTACCAAAGACGGCAATCAGTTGAAAGCTCAGGCTACCGAGCAATCAATGGCGGATATTTTTCCAAAGTCCAATGATGTTTTTTATTTAAAGGTAGTCCCTGCCCAAATCACCTTTAACAAAGGAAAAAATGGGGAAATTGAAAGTTTAACCCTTTTGCAGGGTGGAAAAGAGATGAAAGGCAAAAAGTTAGCTAAATAA
- a CDS encoding cytochrome c, producing the protein MKRLIKILKWTGIGLIVLTLGFVVFVQLTWDKKYEAPYPEITASSDSTVIARGAYLANGPAHCGACHTSMNDVRLFDEGKMVEFKGGWELSFPGFGTFTGPNITSDLDTGIGKYTDSEIARSLRHGVGTDGRALFPMMTFQGMSDEDLTAIISYLRTLPPVHNKVKPFEYQFMYKALLSVGMIKPEGAKEAPPKSVKIEPTPEYGKYLAYNVANCRSCHTEVDMNTGEYIGKDFAGKAYFPPDEFSEGYSYVSPNLTPHQGTGIMASWTEEQFVNRFKQGRVHKGSPMQWGAFSRMNEVELKALYKFFKSIEPVENNIEQIVFAQGEKPK; encoded by the coding sequence ATGAAACGATTAATCAAAATTTTAAAATGGACAGGAATTGGGCTGATTGTACTCACCCTTGGCTTTGTTGTATTTGTTCAACTGACTTGGGACAAGAAATACGAAGCTCCATATCCTGAAATTACAGCCAGTAGCGATTCTACAGTAATCGCAAGAGGTGCTTATCTTGCAAATGGACCTGCTCATTGTGGTGCTTGTCATACCAGTATGAACGATGTCCGGTTATTTGATGAAGGAAAAATGGTTGAGTTCAAAGGTGGTTGGGAATTGTCTTTTCCAGGCTTTGGAACATTTACCGGGCCAAACATTACCTCGGATTTAGATACTGGAATAGGAAAATACACTGATTCCGAAATTGCAAGGAGCCTCCGACACGGAGTTGGAACGGACGGTAGAGCGCTTTTTCCAATGATGACATTTCAAGGAATGAGCGATGAAGACTTAACTGCAATTATTTCGTATCTGAGAACCCTGCCACCTGTTCACAATAAAGTGAAGCCGTTTGAATACCAATTCATGTACAAAGCTCTGTTGTCAGTAGGAATGATAAAACCAGAAGGAGCAAAAGAAGCTCCACCAAAGTCTGTAAAAATTGAGCCTACCCCTGAGTATGGCAAGTACCTTGCATATAATGTTGCCAATTGTCGGTCATGTCATACTGAAGTGGATATGAATACAGGTGAATACATCGGTAAAGACTTTGCAGGAAAGGCTTATTTTCCACCTGATGAATTTTCAGAAGGATATTCATACGTATCTCCAAACTTAACTCCACATCAAGGAACTGGAATTATGGCAAGTTGGACTGAAGAGCAATTTGTAAATCGTTTTAAACAAGGAAGAGTACACAAAGGTAGTCCTATGCAATGGGGAGCTTTTTCAAGAATGAACGAAGTCGAACTTAAAGCACTGTACAAGTTCTTTAAATCTATCGAACCTGTCGAAAATAACATCGAACAAATTGTTTTCGCACAGGGGGAAAAACCTAAATAA
- a CDS encoding DMT family protein has product MKGIYTIALLILSNIFMTIAWYGHLKFKDLSWFNKLGLPLIILISWGIALFEYSAQVPANRIGFVENGGPFNLWQLKVIQEVITLIVFTLFTILVFKNESFRINHLIGFCFLILAVYFIFKK; this is encoded by the coding sequence ATGAAAGGAATTTATACTATAGCTTTACTGATCTTGTCAAACATTTTTATGACAATCGCCTGGTATGGACATTTGAAGTTCAAAGATTTAAGTTGGTTCAATAAATTAGGACTTCCTCTCATCATTCTTATCAGTTGGGGGATTGCTCTTTTTGAATATTCTGCTCAAGTTCCTGCAAACAGAATTGGCTTTGTCGAAAATGGAGGACCTTTTAATTTGTGGCAACTAAAAGTAATTCAGGAAGTAATTACGCTGATTGTATTTACTCTGTTTACTATTCTTGTTTTTAAAAATGAGAGTTTTCGGATCAACCATTTAATTGGTTTTTGTTTTCTCATTCTTGCCGTGTATTTCATTTTTAAAAAATAG